ATGAAAGAATTCTGGCAGACCTGCGTCAGTCGTCTTGAGCAGGAACTCCCCCCCCAGCAAATCAGCGCGTGGATCCGTCCGCTGGTTCCGCTTGCGTACGACGAAGCGCAGGCGGTATTGCGCATTTCCGCCCCCAACCGCTTCAAGCTGGATTGGGTGCGCAAGAACTTTGCCCACCAGATCGAAGCCCTGGCCGCGGAATGGTATCAGCGCCCCGTGCAGGTGCAGTTCGAACTGCCGGCGGGCACCGCCGCGCCTCGCATGCCGATCGCGCCCCGGGCCGGAGCGGTCAACGGCGCGGCACCCGTGGGCGCCGTGCCCTCCGCTGGCGGCGCCATGACCGGCGGGCCGATGGCCGCACCCGTGCCGGGCGCCGCGACGGCGGCCGTCCACCCTGTGAACGCCGGCCACGCGCCGTCCGCAGCCGCCAACCCAGGCGCCGGCCAGGCGCCTGCGCCGGTCCATGCCCCAGCCGTCTCGGCCAGTGCGGTGGCGGCCGCGGTGAACGCGGATGCCGCCAACGTCATCTATGAGCGATCGCGGCTGAACACGGACCTGACGTTCGACAACTTCGTCACGGGCAAGGCCAACCAACTGGCGCGCGCGGCCGCGCTTCAAGTCGCGGAAAATCCCGGCACCTCGTACAACCCCCTCTTCCTGTATGGCGGCGTGGGGCTGGGCAAGACGCACCTGATCCACGCAATCGGCAACGCCATGGTGGCGGCGGGTACGGGCGTGCGCGTGCGCTACGTGCATGCCGACCAGTACGTTTCGGATGTTGTGAAGGCCTATCAGCGCAAGGCGTTCGACGACTTCAAGCGCTATTACCACTCGCTGGACCTGCTGCTGATCGACGATATCCAGTTCTTCTCCGGCAAGAACCGGACGCAAGAGGAATTCTTCTATGCGTTCGAGGCCATGGTGGCCCAGCGCAAGCAGATCATCATCACCAGCGATACCTATCCCAAGGAGCTGGCCGGTATCGACAGCCGCCTGATTTCGCGCTTCGACTCCGGGCTGACCGTGGCGATCGAACCGCCCGAACTCGAGATGCGCGTCGCGATCCTGCTGCGCAAGGCGGAATCGGAAGGCGTGCCCATGCCTGAGGAAGTGGCCTTCTTTATCGCCAAGCACCTGCGCAGCAACGTTCGTGAACTCGAAGGCGCGCTGCGCAAAGTGCTCGCCTATGCGCGTTTCCACGGCCGCGACGTGCTCACGGTCGACGTCTGCAAGGAAGCCCTGAAGGACCTGCTGTCCGTATCGAATGGGCAGATCACGGTCGAGAATATCCAGAAGACGGTGGCCGATTTCTACAAGATCAAGGTCGCCGACATGTATTCGAAAAGGCGCCCCGCCAATATCGCACTGCCTCGCCAAGTGGCCATGTACCTGGCCAAGGAGCTTACCCAGAAAAGCCTGCCTGAAATCGGCGACCTTTTCGGTGGCCGCGACCACACCACCGTATTGCATGCCGTACGCAAGATTTCGGACGCGCGCGGCAAGCTCGCCGATCTCAACCATACCCTGCACGTGTTGGAACAAACTCTAAAAGGATGAACATGCAACTCGTACAAACCACACGCGATGCATTGCTGAAACCGCTGTCGACTGTGGCGGGCATCGTCGAAAGGCGGCATACCCTGCCTATTCTGGCGAACATCCTGATGCGCAAAGAGGCCAACAAGGTATCGTTCATCGCGACGGACCTGGAAGTGCAGATCACCACGCAGGCGGAATTCGGCGTCGGCGCCGAAAACGAATCCACCACCGTGGCCGCGCGCAAGCTGCTGGACATCCTGCGGGCGCTGCCGGACACGGGCGACGTCAAGCTTTCCCTGGCGAGCAACAAGCTGTCGGTGCAGACGGGCAAAAGCCGTTTCGCGCTGCAGACACT
The sequence above is a segment of the Bordetella genomosp. 9 genome. Coding sequences within it:
- the dnaA gene encoding chromosomal replication initiator protein DnaA, translating into MKEFWQTCVSRLEQELPPQQISAWIRPLVPLAYDEAQAVLRISAPNRFKLDWVRKNFAHQIEALAAEWYQRPVQVQFELPAGTAAPRMPIAPRAGAVNGAAPVGAVPSAGGAMTGGPMAAPVPGAATAAVHPVNAGHAPSAAANPGAGQAPAPVHAPAVSASAVAAAVNADAANVIYERSRLNTDLTFDNFVTGKANQLARAAALQVAENPGTSYNPLFLYGGVGLGKTHLIHAIGNAMVAAGTGVRVRYVHADQYVSDVVKAYQRKAFDDFKRYYHSLDLLLIDDIQFFSGKNRTQEEFFYAFEAMVAQRKQIIITSDTYPKELAGIDSRLISRFDSGLTVAIEPPELEMRVAILLRKAESEGVPMPEEVAFFIAKHLRSNVRELEGALRKVLAYARFHGRDVLTVDVCKEALKDLLSVSNGQITVENIQKTVADFYKIKVADMYSKRRPANIALPRQVAMYLAKELTQKSLPEIGDLFGGRDHTTVLHAVRKISDARGKLADLNHTLHVLEQTLKG